One genomic region from Epinephelus fuscoguttatus linkage group LG8, E.fuscoguttatus.final_Chr_v1 encodes:
- the rpp38 gene encoding ribonuclease P protein subunit p38 — MPAAGKSAKKEIKKPPKTSFASPFPPQWGTIPQEDMHFILKTLKDKLVSVGLKKKEVKVFRPWRKKKDKKPAATSESEPVPQVSQEAQAQDSPKTGWTDVAMRKQLAIGINEVTKALERNELKLLLVCKSVMPKHMTNHLIALSVTRGVPACQVPRLSQSVSEPLGLKSVLALGFRQCASKDDEVFTDTVGAITPKVPPVDVAWLQGAAPSVTPEDPADMEEEEEDGKKRKGQKRKLESESDQVIESASSCTLQPLKVKRIVANPAKKRKIKAKSQTV, encoded by the coding sequence ATGCCTGCTGCCGGAAAGTCAGctaaaaaggaaatcaaaaagCCACCCAAGACCTCCTTCGCATCACCGTTTCCTCCACAATGGGGTACGATTCCTCAAGAAGACATGCACTTCATCCTGAAAACCCTGAAGGACAAGCTGGTGTCTGTGGGTCTTAAGAAGAAAGAGGTGAAAGTGTTTCGGCCATGGAGGAAAAAGAAGGACAAGAAACCTGCTGCCACGTCAGAATCAGAGCCTGTTCCCCAGGTGAGCCAGGAAGCACAGGCGCAGGATTCTCCCAAAACCGGCTGGACAGACGTGGCAATGAGGAAACAACTGGCCATTGGCATCAACGAGGTCACCAAAGCTCTGGAGAGGAACGAGCTCAAACTGCTGCTTGTGTGCAAGTCTGTCATGCCCAAACACATGACGAATCACCTGATAGCACTGAGCGTTACGAGAGGCGTGCCAGCCTGCCAGGTGCCTCGGCTGAGCCAGAGCGTGTCGGAGCCGCTGGGGCTGAAGAGTGTCCTCGCGCTGGGATTCAGACAGTGTGCCTCCAAAGACGACGAGGTGTTCACTGACACTGTGGGCGCCATCACACCCAAAGTGCCTCCAGTGGATGTTGCATGGCTACAAGGTGCAGCACCCAGTGTGACACCTGAAGACCCCGCTGacatggaagaggaagaggaagatggcAAGAAGAGGAAGGGCCAAAAAAGGAAACTTGAGAGTGAATCTGACCAGGTCATAGAGTCGGCGTCTTCCTGCACTCTGCAACCTCTCAAAGTGAAAAGAATAGTTGCTAACCctgcaaagaaaagaaaaataaaggctAAGTCACAGACAGTCTAA